One Fuerstiella marisgermanici DNA window includes the following coding sequences:
- a CDS encoding DUF1579 domain-containing protein, whose translation MKSYICRCTVFCILASATPLMAQNAPPEPTEHHKILAREVGTWEGEMKMYTAGPDADPVKVPVVEKNVMMDTGLWLISEFEAGPFKGHGVFGYDPDQEKFVGSWVDNMSTSIGSMKGTHDSKTGETTYFSNAKDPTTGKMGRTKNVGKMLDDDTRSFVMYMQGADGKSWVKWMEISYKRKK comes from the coding sequence ATGAAATCGTACATTTGCCGATGCACCGTCTTTTGTATTCTCGCTTCAGCCACTCCTTTGATGGCTCAGAATGCGCCGCCGGAGCCCACCGAACATCATAAAATTCTGGCTCGCGAAGTTGGTACGTGGGAAGGCGAAATGAAAATGTACACGGCCGGTCCCGACGCTGATCCGGTGAAGGTCCCTGTTGTGGAGAAGAACGTGATGATGGACACGGGACTTTGGCTGATCAGCGAATTCGAAGCCGGCCCATTCAAAGGGCACGGCGTGTTCGGCTACGACCCCGATCAAGAGAAATTCGTGGGGTCATGGGTCGACAATATGTCGACATCAATAGGCAGCATGAAGGGGACTCATGACAGCAAGACCGGCGAGACAACTTATTTTTCAAACGCGAAAGACCCAACAACCGGGAAAATGGGCCGGACCAAAAATGTGGGCAAAATGCTGGACGACGATACTCGTAGCTTCGTCATGTATATGCAGGGAGCGGATGGAAAAAGCTGGGTGAAGTGGATGGAAATCAGCTACAAGCGCAAGAAGTAA
- a CDS encoding deoxyhypusine synthase family protein, with product MQHRKLHDGRSDGLKPLVSLNLDNVHNFSDLLAAMSDTAFSGRSAGEAARIMANMFGDESCGVVMTISGAMTVAKQGKMVCDLIDRDCVQAIVATGALIAHGLTESIGLTHYRADANQTDEELFEKGYNRIYDTLEMEANLNDLSEMVANVLKEEHPDGGVWSSHTFCRAIGKRLSEKDLGTGILRSAYEKGVPVFIPAFTDSELGLDFSTWAITATLQNLSDEEKKSATLQQTLANTPPFNPFLDLFQYAERVKQFEHLGIFTIGGGVPRNWAQQVGPFIDVTNDRCGTDFVPPRFRYGVRICPEPVHWGGLSGCTYSEGVSWGKFFSKADGGQFAEVYSDATVILPLLIKAVFERMDAAAATK from the coding sequence ATGCAGCATCGAAAACTTCACGATGGCCGGTCGGATGGTTTAAAGCCGCTTGTCAGTTTAAATCTGGACAACGTCCACAACTTTTCTGACCTTCTGGCGGCAATGTCAGACACGGCGTTTTCCGGTCGGTCGGCCGGAGAAGCGGCTCGTATCATGGCGAACATGTTCGGCGACGAATCATGCGGCGTTGTGATGACGATTTCCGGTGCCATGACGGTGGCTAAGCAGGGAAAAATGGTCTGCGATCTGATCGATCGTGACTGTGTCCAGGCCATCGTTGCGACGGGGGCTTTGATCGCTCACGGCCTGACGGAATCCATCGGGTTGACTCATTATCGAGCCGATGCGAACCAGACGGACGAAGAGCTGTTCGAAAAGGGCTACAACCGCATCTATGACACGCTGGAGATGGAGGCCAATCTGAACGATCTGTCAGAGATGGTGGCCAACGTGCTGAAGGAAGAACACCCGGACGGCGGTGTCTGGTCGTCTCACACGTTCTGTCGAGCCATCGGCAAACGTCTGAGTGAAAAGGATCTGGGCACAGGGATCCTTCGCAGCGCCTATGAGAAAGGCGTGCCCGTTTTTATCCCTGCTTTTACCGATAGCGAACTGGGCCTCGACTTTTCCACGTGGGCGATCACCGCCACGTTGCAAAATCTGTCTGACGAAGAGAAGAAGTCCGCTACGCTGCAGCAAACGCTCGCAAACACGCCGCCGTTCAACCCGTTTCTGGACCTGTTCCAGTACGCGGAACGGGTGAAGCAATTCGAACACCTTGGAATTTTCACCATCGGCGGCGGCGTTCCCCGCAACTGGGCTCAACAAGTGGGTCCGTTCATCGACGTGACGAACGACCGCTGCGGAACCGACTTTGTGCCGCCGCGATTTCGCTACGGCGTCCGAATTTGTCCGGAACCAGTCCACTGGGGCGGCCTGTCGGGTTGTACCTATTCGGAAGGCGTTAGTTGGGGCAAGTTCTTCAGCAAAGCGGACGGTGGTCAGTTTGCGGAAGTGTATTCTGATGCGACCGTGATTCTGCCGCTGCTGATCAAGGCGGTGTTTGAACGAATGGACGCGGCTGCGGCGACCAAATGA
- a CDS encoding DUF456 domain-containing protein: MVYWIEATILVIVNAACVVANLFMLPGNWLMVGSLCVFLLMAGTTTGPDWTTLLVVIALATLGEALEAFTGAAKAHRMGASRRALLMSLVLSMVGSIAGAIVVPIPVIGSAVGAVAGAALGAFGGAWLGEAWIGTEGPLRTEIGNAAMKGRIAGMLAKLAIGAAIFVFQLVCLW; the protein is encoded by the coding sequence ATGGTCTACTGGATCGAAGCCACGATTCTGGTCATCGTGAATGCCGCCTGCGTCGTTGCGAATTTATTTATGCTGCCCGGCAACTGGCTGATGGTCGGTAGCCTGTGCGTATTCCTGCTGATGGCGGGCACAACCACCGGTCCTGACTGGACCACTTTGCTGGTCGTAATTGCTCTGGCAACGCTGGGCGAAGCATTAGAAGCTTTTACCGGCGCAGCGAAAGCTCATCGCATGGGAGCCAGCCGTCGCGCGTTGTTGATGTCGCTGGTCCTGTCGATGGTGGGCAGCATCGCGGGCGCGATCGTCGTTCCGATCCCCGTGATTGGCAGCGCGGTCGGAGCCGTAGCAGGGGCCGCCTTGGGCGCGTTCGGCGGTGCATGGCTGGGCGAAGCATGGATTGGAACAGAAGGTCCACTGCGAACCGAAATCGGCAATGCGGCGATGAAAGGCCGCATTGCCGGCATGCTGGCCAAACTGGCGATCGGCGCAGCTATCTTCGTCTTTCAACTGGTCTGTCTGTGGTAG
- a CDS encoding SlyX family protein, with protein sequence MTKPDTDNSTSDTEERLIRIESALAHLQHDIEQLNASLTNHYGRMVVFEERFSRIEHEIESLSDDNGDRTLQDEKPPHY encoded by the coding sequence ATGACCAAGCCCGACACTGACAATTCCACCAGCGACACGGAAGAACGGCTAATCCGCATCGAATCCGCGTTGGCCCATCTGCAGCACGACATTGAGCAATTGAATGCGTCGCTGACGAATCACTACGGGCGTATGGTGGTCTTCGAAGAGCGATTCTCGCGCATCGAACATGAGATTGAATCGCTAAGTGACGACAACGGGGATCGGACTCTACAGGACGAAAAACCGCCCCATTATTGA
- a CDS encoding SDR family NAD(P)-dependent oxidoreductase: protein MSFEGKNALITGSSKGIGAAIALELARQGANVTVNCHSSKDDAEKVAEQIRDLGQQALVVAADVSDQSAVEDMVRQTVEEFGSLDLFVSNAVYSDRELMLDANMDGFRRTVDVSMWGAFYGMRASAQQMVKQGNGGAITMISSPHAHIPFPTAMAYNMSKAAIDQMARTAAIELVKHNVRVNVFHPGWIDTPGERKFFSEEQLEQGAKSLPMNRMGSPEEMAKGVCFTLSDDAAYMTGSTMTMDGGVGLPWWSKRTEGGQ from the coding sequence ATGAGTTTTGAAGGTAAGAACGCACTGATCACTGGCTCATCCAAAGGTATTGGAGCCGCCATAGCGCTTGAGCTGGCTAGGCAGGGAGCCAACGTGACGGTCAATTGCCATTCCAGCAAGGACGACGCTGAAAAAGTGGCCGAACAGATCCGGGATCTCGGCCAGCAAGCGCTGGTTGTGGCGGCCGATGTCTCGGACCAGTCGGCTGTGGAAGACATGGTGCGGCAGACCGTGGAAGAATTCGGAAGCCTGGATTTGTTCGTCAGCAATGCCGTTTACAGCGACCGCGAACTGATGCTGGACGCCAACATGGACGGCTTTCGACGGACCGTTGATGTCAGCATGTGGGGCGCGTTCTATGGCATGCGAGCGTCGGCTCAGCAGATGGTGAAACAGGGGAACGGCGGCGCGATTACCATGATCAGTTCGCCCCATGCGCACATCCCCTTCCCTACGGCGATGGCCTACAACATGTCGAAAGCGGCTATTGATCAGATGGCTCGCACGGCCGCGATTGAACTCGTCAAGCACAACGTGCGAGTCAATGTTTTTCATCCAGGCTGGATCGACACGCCCGGTGAACGAAAGTTCTTTTCCGAAGAGCAGCTCGAACAGGGCGCGAAAAGCCTGCCGATGAATCGCATGGGTTCGCCGGAAGAAATGGCCAAGGGCGTCTGCTTCACTCTTAGTGATGACGCGGCCTACATGACCGGCAGCACCATGACGATGGACGGTGGTGTCGGCCTGCCATGGTGGTCAAAGAGAACAGAAGGCGGGCAGTAA
- a CDS encoding Ig-like domain-containing protein: protein MKLLPQIFRAPAQLRRRRSANSRSVAEVAQAVELLQQRTLLAAAQTFSPVDGSQDVLPDTNLVITFDESVQKGNGNFVIVRGTDNSVFETIPVTSPFVSINGNQLVVDLPGNLDHATEYFVQIDPAAVLDLEGNTINGINGPFTWRFSTMTDVSVVPFWDGDATFPQAESATHNLFGGPAVASDNITVRHETSTVRGGEGALRADVLIAESGFGFFGPALAGFGPDSSYIDTRDITPFEQLEFQIKNETNAPFTLKLELKDYRDLNQVGTAHRASTSFSISADNRWTSFSVPLDLANQIWDISGSPDLTRARQVLFVVEAGGTQAVGGSIFVDEVNFIEPGGPVSINSLSNNQLLARLAERSFRSLWGSRDQATGLVPAVSTFADQMGLNSTAMLVRTLPGAVERGWITKTEAESYGAKLLTTLNSVMNDSQHLPPRTLDRVTLEPIGQREESSVDAAFMFLGLTQFAATPGLSSTLATGINNLLDRFDFSPFSSANGWKLAFTYDVGARTGELTAGTYDGYSTEVYVISLAAHLAETGHVDITTQFHSANRIPAVLNGGNDPYLVHPSTEFRSPFLQWLFPLFVDVQNRGLTTYPDQASAINPFDNAVRYQLDVNQTLAARGLPLQLDAADDGTGNRYITASAFNNFGEPNLTMPWSSGFVLAADSTTAGSAIRDYVSQSLVGPFGPVDSARLSPQSATATSYNGRYDLWNSSLWLAATLEHLYDDNALLTNQTEVDAALDKVFVNSGGSGPAGDVDGDSDFDASDSFLIHLVKLSGTNVQIDQSKGSSTLSGADIRSNINQLGLAADVDGSGEFTASDSFLIQLVKLSGTNSQIDQSKGASSLTAAQIRINVNALGDAGGGSASRLSRRVAGSGVSNAASSDASLATYVSSDAPDQSLFATAASLPPSSVNGQVLDTPPEDSDAVLSDFRCWIDAIHG, encoded by the coding sequence ATGAAGCTGTTGCCTCAAATCTTCCGCGCGCCCGCTCAATTGCGCCGTCGCCGATCTGCGAATTCGCGAAGCGTGGCCGAAGTCGCTCAGGCAGTCGAATTGCTGCAGCAGCGGACTCTGCTGGCCGCCGCTCAGACGTTTTCGCCAGTCGATGGTTCGCAGGATGTGTTGCCGGACACCAACCTGGTGATCACCTTTGACGAATCGGTGCAAAAAGGCAACGGCAACTTCGTGATCGTTCGTGGTACCGACAACTCGGTCTTCGAAACAATTCCCGTGACGTCGCCCTTTGTCAGTATTAACGGCAATCAGCTTGTCGTCGACCTGCCCGGTAACCTGGACCATGCGACGGAATACTTCGTACAGATCGATCCGGCCGCGGTACTCGACCTGGAAGGCAACACGATCAATGGAATCAACGGGCCGTTCACCTGGCGGTTTTCGACGATGACGGATGTGTCCGTTGTGCCCTTCTGGGACGGTGACGCGACGTTCCCTCAGGCCGAATCGGCGACTCATAATTTATTCGGCGGCCCGGCGGTTGCGTCGGACAACATCACGGTGCGACACGAAACCAGCACGGTGCGCGGCGGCGAAGGAGCTCTTCGCGCGGACGTGCTGATCGCAGAATCCGGATTCGGTTTCTTCGGCCCTGCTCTGGCGGGATTCGGACCGGACAGTTCTTACATCGATACTCGCGACATCACGCCATTTGAACAACTCGAATTTCAGATTAAGAATGAGACCAACGCGCCGTTTACGCTGAAGCTGGAACTGAAGGACTACCGCGACCTGAATCAGGTGGGTACGGCACATCGAGCGTCCACGTCGTTCTCCATCTCGGCCGATAATCGATGGACCAGCTTCAGCGTGCCGCTGGACCTGGCGAATCAGATCTGGGATATCAGTGGTTCGCCGGATTTGACGCGAGCTCGCCAGGTGCTGTTCGTTGTTGAAGCCGGTGGCACTCAGGCCGTTGGTGGGTCGATCTTTGTGGACGAAGTAAACTTCATCGAACCCGGTGGCCCCGTTTCGATCAATTCCCTGAGCAACAACCAGCTACTGGCGCGGTTGGCCGAACGTTCGTTTCGCAGCCTGTGGGGCAGTCGTGATCAAGCGACGGGACTGGTTCCTGCAGTCAGTACCTTTGCAGACCAGATGGGTTTGAATTCCACTGCGATGCTGGTACGAACTCTACCGGGCGCTGTCGAACGAGGTTGGATTACGAAGACGGAAGCCGAATCATACGGTGCGAAGCTGCTGACGACGCTGAACAGCGTGATGAACGATTCGCAGCACTTGCCGCCGCGCACGCTTGATCGAGTCACTCTGGAACCGATCGGCCAGCGCGAAGAATCGTCGGTGGACGCGGCATTTATGTTTCTGGGGCTGACTCAGTTTGCCGCGACGCCGGGACTCAGTTCCACGTTGGCAACCGGCATCAACAACCTGCTGGACCGCTTCGACTTCAGCCCGTTTAGCTCAGCCAACGGCTGGAAGCTGGCGTTCACGTATGACGTCGGAGCTCGCACCGGCGAGCTGACGGCGGGGACTTATGACGGCTACTCAACCGAGGTTTACGTGATCTCGCTGGCCGCTCATCTGGCTGAGACCGGGCACGTGGACATCACCACTCAGTTTCATTCCGCCAACCGAATTCCCGCTGTTCTAAACGGCGGCAACGATCCGTATCTGGTGCATCCGTCAACGGAGTTCCGGTCTCCGTTTTTGCAGTGGCTGTTTCCACTGTTTGTTGATGTGCAGAATCGAGGCCTGACGACATACCCGGACCAGGCGAGCGCGATCAACCCGTTTGATAATGCGGTGCGCTATCAGCTTGATGTGAACCAGACTCTTGCGGCGCGAGGTTTGCCGTTGCAGCTGGATGCCGCCGACGACGGCACGGGAAATCGATACATCACGGCGAGTGCCTTCAATAACTTTGGCGAACCGAATCTCACGATGCCGTGGTCGAGTGGATTTGTGTTGGCGGCCGACTCCACCACGGCAGGCAGCGCGATTCGCGATTACGTGAGTCAGTCGTTGGTGGGGCCATTCGGTCCGGTCGATTCGGCTCGGCTTTCGCCGCAATCAGCCACGGCGACATCGTACAACGGCCGCTATGATCTGTGGAACTCGTCGCTGTGGCTGGCGGCTACGCTGGAGCATTTGTACGACGACAACGCACTGCTGACGAATCAAACCGAAGTCGATGCGGCTCTGGACAAAGTGTTTGTCAATTCTGGCGGTTCCGGCCCGGCAGGCGATGTGGACGGCGATTCTGATTTCGACGCGAGCGATTCGTTTCTGATCCATCTGGTCAAGCTGTCCGGTACCAACGTGCAGATCGATCAGTCGAAGGGCAGCAGTACACTGTCCGGAGCCGACATCCGCAGCAACATCAATCAATTGGGGCTGGCAGCCGACGTCGACGGCAGTGGAGAATTCACGGCGAGCGATTCGTTTTTGATTCAACTTGTGAAGCTGTCCGGTACAAATTCACAGATCGACCAGTCCAAGGGAGCCAGCTCCCTGACGGCGGCTCAGATTCGCATAAACGTGAACGCGTTGGGTGACGCAGGCGGCGGATCGGCAAGTAGGCTCAGTCGCCGCGTCGCCGGTTCCGGGGTGTCGAATGCCGCATCATCGGATGCCTCGCTTGCCACTTATGTTTCGTCCGACGCGCCCGACCAAAGCCTGTTTGCGACGGCGGCCTCGCTGCCACCATCATCAGTCAACGGGCAAGTGTTAGACACGCCGCCGGAAGATTCCGACGCTGTGTTAAGCGACTTCCGCTGTTGGATCGACGCGATTCACGGGTAG
- a CDS encoding amidophosphoribosyltransferase codes for MDDLFHECGIAAVCHFETDKPSELVPDKDPNQASRLVPGMLLDMQNRGQLAAGFTTFNPYRLQLIDTHKDVGGVAEVFQMNHQERYLNLMQEYAGQAAIGHVRYATCGRDDRSYAQPFERHHIARSKWFSFVFNGQLANYLELREEILQTTDFHLTRETDTEILNHLISRELSETPDLDFLVLLSKLAQRLDGSWNLAYMNANGDMFVSRDPRGIRPLCYAVDGPLFAAASESVALTHLGFAEDSIQNLEPGHAIIIDHNGLRVEKYAESPRKAHCFFEWIYFANAASNFDDAGVYLSRKRLGEELARRETVPIDEDTIVVPVPDTAKAAADSMAFELKVPSLEGLIRNRYIGRTFIEGSNRADKVRMKYTPLPEIMDGKRVLLVDDSIVRATTLKELLRLLRERGRAREIHVRIACPPIIAPCYYGIDMSTIGELFAPDFMADTVITEAEEQAMADEIGADSLRYLPVEAIAECVGLPRENLCQACVDTIYPTPAGEELFRKAVISRQRGNQNCSRIFDSE; via the coding sequence ATGGATGATCTCTTCCACGAATGTGGTATCGCGGCCGTTTGTCATTTCGAAACTGACAAGCCCAGCGAGCTCGTGCCCGACAAGGACCCAAATCAGGCGTCACGGCTGGTACCCGGCATGTTGCTGGATATGCAAAACCGCGGGCAACTGGCGGCCGGGTTCACCACCTTCAACCCGTATCGCCTGCAGCTCATCGACACTCATAAAGATGTCGGCGGCGTGGCCGAAGTGTTCCAGATGAATCATCAGGAACGCTATCTGAACCTGATGCAGGAATACGCCGGACAGGCTGCCATCGGACACGTCAGGTATGCCACCTGCGGCCGAGACGACCGCAGCTACGCTCAACCTTTCGAACGTCACCACATCGCTCGGTCCAAGTGGTTCAGTTTCGTCTTTAATGGCCAGCTGGCGAACTATCTGGAACTGCGCGAAGAGATTTTGCAGACGACCGATTTCCATCTCACGCGGGAAACCGACACTGAGATTCTGAATCACCTGATATCACGAGAACTTTCCGAAACACCGGATCTCGACTTCCTGGTCCTGTTGTCCAAGCTGGCTCAACGGCTGGACGGGTCATGGAATCTGGCGTACATGAACGCCAACGGCGACATGTTTGTGTCTCGCGACCCGCGAGGCATTCGGCCGTTGTGTTACGCGGTCGACGGACCATTGTTCGCGGCAGCCAGCGAAAGTGTGGCGCTGACGCATCTTGGCTTTGCCGAAGACAGCATACAAAACCTTGAGCCCGGCCACGCGATCATCATCGATCACAACGGTCTGCGGGTCGAAAAGTATGCCGAATCGCCTCGCAAGGCACACTGTTTCTTCGAATGGATTTACTTCGCCAACGCGGCCAGCAACTTCGACGATGCCGGCGTTTATCTGTCTCGTAAACGACTGGGCGAAGAACTGGCTCGCCGCGAAACCGTTCCGATCGACGAAGACACAATCGTAGTACCAGTTCCCGACACCGCCAAAGCGGCGGCGGACAGCATGGCGTTTGAGCTGAAGGTTCCGTCGCTGGAAGGTTTGATCCGCAACCGATACATCGGCCGTACGTTTATCGAAGGGTCAAACCGCGCCGACAAAGTCCGCATGAAGTACACGCCGCTGCCGGAAATCATGGACGGCAAGCGAGTTCTTTTGGTTGACGATTCGATCGTGCGAGCCACCACGCTAAAGGAACTGCTGCGTCTGTTGCGTGAACGTGGTCGGGCACGAGAAATTCATGTACGAATCGCCTGTCCGCCGATCATCGCACCGTGTTATTACGGCATCGACATGTCGACCATTGGCGAATTGTTCGCGCCGGACTTCATGGCCGATACGGTGATCACAGAAGCAGAAGAGCAGGCGATGGCCGACGAAATCGGCGCCGACAGCCTTCGTTACCTGCCGGTCGAAGCGATCGCGGAGTGCGTGGGACTGCCGCGAGAAAACCTGTGTCAGGCCTGCGTCGATACAATTTATCCGACTCCGGCGGGCGAAGAACTGTTCCGTAAGGCTGTGATTAGTCGACAGCGAGGCAACCAGAACTGCAGTCGGATATTCGATTCTGAGTGA
- the ftsH gene encoding ATP-dependent zinc metalloprotease FtsH, protein MSDPSGDNPSGQKPAGSGGGKPPSKHGGKPGTKPGEEPRKNSAPTTLIFILLVLAALFFVFSSGAKRGVEVPYGFFWKQLKNNNVKSVDVQGELLSGEWREVPEDDVPEALVGNLKAEFHTVLISVYAGDSKLAAELEAQAEAGSLELNAERQTMSRGMEVLMYLSMPLLILGFFFLMMRRNSDPFSGGGMMGGFVRSPARKFERSEEPVTYDDVAGLKSAKQDLQEIVEFLKNPKRFTKLGARIPKGVLLVGPPGTGKTLLARATAGEAGVPFFSINGSEFIQMFVGVGATRVRDLFKTAREASPCIIFIDEIDAVGRVRGAGVGGGHDEREQTLNQILSEMDGFEQTEAVIVIAATNRHDVLDPALLRPGRFDRHVTVDRPAREGRLGILKVHSKKVPLADDVDLEELAKATMGYSGAELQKLVNEAALKAAREEKRKVEMEDFYYAEDLIVMGARRDEQVDDEEKRLTAWHEAGHAVLAWYQEGMDPVHKVSIVPRGNTGGVTRLMPEKEIPIVGRSALMKRLIMAMGGRAAEKIVFNEYSAGASGDIAQATRIARNMVANWGMSEKVGPVSFKQSEEHPFLGKEMHSGREFSDETARIIDVEVQEILKEANQTAIDMLNGYRTQLDALANALLEHEDLESAKIREILGPRPGQAEDSEKSATEDA, encoded by the coding sequence ATGTCAGATCCTTCGGGAGACAACCCCTCCGGCCAAAAACCGGCAGGCTCAGGCGGTGGAAAGCCGCCTAGTAAGCACGGCGGAAAGCCGGGCACAAAGCCAGGCGAAGAACCTCGCAAAAACTCCGCGCCGACAACGTTGATATTCATTCTGCTGGTCCTGGCGGCGTTGTTTTTCGTCTTCAGCAGCGGTGCCAAACGTGGCGTGGAAGTACCGTACGGCTTCTTCTGGAAGCAGTTGAAAAACAACAACGTCAAATCTGTCGACGTTCAGGGCGAATTGCTTTCCGGCGAATGGAGAGAAGTTCCGGAAGACGACGTGCCCGAAGCTTTGGTGGGCAACCTGAAGGCCGAATTCCACACGGTGCTGATTTCGGTTTACGCCGGAGACAGCAAACTGGCCGCAGAACTGGAAGCTCAGGCCGAAGCTGGATCGTTGGAATTGAATGCCGAACGGCAGACGATGAGTCGCGGGATGGAAGTCCTGATGTACCTGTCGATGCCGCTGCTGATTCTGGGCTTCTTTTTCCTGATGATGCGCCGCAATTCTGACCCGTTCAGCGGTGGCGGCATGATGGGCGGCTTTGTCCGCAGCCCGGCTCGCAAGTTCGAACGCAGCGAAGAACCGGTCACATACGATGACGTGGCTGGGCTGAAGTCGGCCAAGCAGGACCTTCAGGAAATTGTTGAATTCCTGAAGAACCCGAAACGGTTCACCAAGCTGGGGGCTCGGATTCCCAAAGGCGTGCTGCTGGTCGGCCCTCCGGGAACAGGCAAAACGCTGCTGGCTCGTGCAACCGCCGGCGAAGCGGGCGTTCCGTTCTTTTCGATTAATGGGTCCGAATTCATTCAGATGTTTGTCGGCGTCGGTGCGACCCGGGTGCGAGACCTGTTTAAGACCGCTCGCGAAGCTTCGCCCTGCATCATCTTTATCGACGAAATCGACGCGGTCGGTCGTGTTCGAGGTGCTGGAGTTGGCGGCGGGCATGACGAACGCGAACAGACGCTGAACCAGATTCTGAGCGAAATGGACGGCTTCGAGCAGACGGAGGCCGTGATCGTGATCGCGGCCACCAACCGTCATGATGTGCTCGACCCTGCCTTGTTGCGTCCTGGCCGTTTCGATCGGCACGTCACCGTGGACCGACCGGCTCGCGAAGGACGGCTCGGCATTTTGAAGGTCCATTCCAAGAAGGTGCCGCTGGCTGACGACGTCGATCTTGAAGAACTGGCCAAAGCCACCATGGGCTATTCTGGAGCCGAATTGCAGAAGCTGGTCAACGAAGCGGCATTGAAGGCGGCTCGCGAAGAAAAACGCAAAGTCGAAATGGAAGACTTCTACTACGCCGAAGATTTAATTGTCATGGGAGCTCGCCGCGACGAACAGGTCGACGATGAAGAGAAACGTTTGACGGCATGGCACGAAGCTGGCCACGCGGTTCTGGCATGGTACCAGGAAGGCATGGACCCGGTTCACAAGGTGTCGATCGTTCCTCGAGGCAACACGGGTGGCGTGACTCGACTGATGCCCGAAAAAGAGATTCCCATCGTCGGTCGCAGCGCGCTGATGAAGCGGCTGATCATGGCGATGGGTGGTCGTGCGGCAGAGAAGATCGTGTTCAACGAATATTCCGCTGGCGCGTCGGGCGACATCGCTCAAGCTACCCGCATTGCTCGCAATATGGTGGCGAATTGGGGCATGTCCGAAAAAGTTGGGCCTGTGTCGTTCAAGCAGTCCGAAGAGCATCCGTTTCTCGGCAAAGAAATGCATTCCGGCCGCGAATTCAGCGACGAAACCGCTCGCATCATCGACGTCGAAGTGCAGGAAATTCTGAAAGAAGCGAATCAGACTGCGATTGACATGCTGAACGGGTATCGAACCCAACTGGACGCTCTGGCCAACGCACTGCTGGAACACGAAGATCTGGAAAGTGCGAAGATCCGCGAAATCCTCGGGCCACGACCGGGGCAGGCAGAAGACTCGGAAAAGTCGGCCACAGAAGACGCTTAG
- a CDS encoding ATP-dependent Clp protease proteolytic subunit: MADNENARKLRPYPSPSHIEAKSHERQPWEVTITGDVGDRQSDLLARLVDVPLRSKGVIYFDSGGGSVYAGLALATLIRTRELRATAVVVGECSSAALMPFAACEKRFVTPFSTMLFHPMRWQSEEDVRLEEATEWARHFKQLEGDLDGLLAKLFPMDAALLETWTRPGRFVSGKELAEHDLAKLFDPFELEKPWQEIR, translated from the coding sequence GTGGCAGACAACGAAAACGCCCGCAAGCTGCGTCCTTATCCGTCACCGTCCCACATTGAAGCCAAGTCGCATGAGCGGCAGCCGTGGGAAGTGACAATTACCGGCGATGTGGGCGACCGGCAGTCTGACCTGCTGGCTCGCCTGGTTGACGTTCCGCTTCGCAGCAAGGGCGTCATCTACTTCGACTCCGGCGGCGGCAGCGTCTATGCGGGTCTCGCGCTGGCCACGTTAATCCGCACGCGAGAACTTCGCGCCACTGCAGTCGTTGTGGGGGAATGCTCATCAGCCGCATTGATGCCGTTTGCGGCCTGTGAAAAGCGGTTTGTCACGCCTTTCAGCACAATGCTGTTTCACCCCATGAGGTGGCAATCAGAGGAAGACGTTCGCCTGGAAGAAGCCACCGAATGGGCCAGGCACTTCAAACAGCTGGAAGGCGACCTTGACGGACTGCTGGCGAAGCTGTTTCCAATGGATGCGGCCCTGCTGGAAACGTGGACGCGTCCCGGCCGATTTGTAAGCGGCAAGGAACTGGCGGAGCATGATCTGGCCAAACTGTTCGATCCGTTCGAATTGGAAAAGCCGTGGCAGGAGATCCGTTGA